One genomic region from Apodemus sylvaticus chromosome 1, mApoSyl1.1, whole genome shotgun sequence encodes:
- the Mark2 gene encoding serine/threonine-protein kinase MARK2 isoform X2, which yields MLRGRNSAASADEQPHIGNYRLLKTIGKGNFAKVKLARHILTGKEVAVKIIDKTQLNSSSLQKLFREVRIMKVLNHPNIVKLFEVIETEKTLYLVMEYASGGEVFDYLVAHGRMKEKEARAKFRQIVSAVQYCHQKFIVHRDLKAENLLLDADMNIKIADFGFSNEFTFGNKLDTFCGSPPYAAPELFQGKKYDGPEVDVWSLGVILYTLVSGSLPFDGQNLKELRERVLRGKYRIPFYMSTDCENLLKKFLILNPSKRGTLEQIMKDRWMNVGHEEDELKPYVEPLPDYKDPRRTELMVSMGYTREEIQDSLVGQRYNEVMATYLLLGYKSSELEGDTITLKPRPSADLSNSSAPSPSHKVQRSVSANPKQRRSSDQAVPAIPTSNSYSKKTQSNNAENKRPEEETGRKASSTAKVPASPLPGLDRKKSTPTPSTNSVLSTSTNRSRNSPLLDRASLGQASIQNGKDSLTMPGSRASTASASAAVSAARPRQHQKSMSASVHPNKASGLPPTESNCEVPRPSTAPQRVPVASPSAHNISSSSGAPDRTNFPRGVSSRSTFHAGQLRQVRDQQNLPYGVTPASPSGHSQGRRGASGSIFSKFTSKFVRRNLSFRFARRCRLSLPKSQELDILRQGSFCRQALVEQQEAHTLLLHLPSWDRAWLVQPGHVLCRPRNLNEPESKDRVEPLRPHVVSSGGTDKEKEDFREAKPRSLRFTWSMKTTSSMEPNEMMREIRKVLDANSCQSELHERYMLLCVHGTPGHENFVQWEMEVCKLPRLSLNGVRFKRISGTSMAFKNIASKIANELKL from the exons CTGTTCCGAGAAGTAAGAATAATGAAGGTTTTGAATCATCCAAACATAG TTAAGTTATTTGAAGTGATCGAGACTGAGAAGACACTCTACCTTGTCATGGAGTATGCCAGTGGCG GAGAGGTGTTTGATTACCTAGTGGCCCATGGCaggatgaaagaaaaagaagctcgAGCCAAATTTCGCCAG atAGTGTCTGCTGTGCAGTACTGTCACCAGAAGTTTATTGTTCATAGAGATCTAAAG GCAGAAAACCTGCTCCTGGATGCTGATATGAACATCAAGATTGCAGACTTTGGCTTTAGCAACGAATTTACCTTTGGGAACAAGCTCGATACTTTCTGTGGCAGCCCTCCTTATGCTGCCCCAGAGCTCTTCCAGGGCAAAAAGTACGATGGTCCTGAGGTGGATGTCTGGAGCCTGGGAGTCATCCTCTATACACTGGTCAGCGGGTCCCTGCCTTTTGATGGACAGAATCTCAAG GAGCTACGGGAACGGGTACTGAGGGGGAAATACCGTATTCCATTCTACATGTCCACGGACTGTGAAAATCTGCTTAAGAAATTTCTCATACTTAATCCTAGTAAGAGAGGCACTTTAGAG CAAATTATGAAAGATCGGTGGATGAACGTTGGGCATGAGGAGGATGAGCTGAAGCCTTATGTGGAACCCCTCCCTGACTACAAGGACCCCCGACGGACAG AGTTGATGGTGTCGATGGGTTACACACGGGAAGAGATCCAGGACTCGCTGGTAGGCCAGAGGTACAACGAAGTGATGGCTACCTATCTGCTCCTTGGCTACAAGAGCTCTGAG CTGGAAGGTGACACCATCACTTTGAAGCCACGGCCTTCAGCTGATCTAAGCAACAGCAGTGCCCCATCTCCATCCCACAAGGTTCAGCGCAGCGTCTCTGCCAACCCCAAGCAACGACGCTCCAGTGACCAGG CCGTCCCTGCCATTCCCACCTCGAATTCCTACTCTAAGAAGACTCAGAGTAACAACGCAGAAAATAAGCGGCCTGAGGAAGAGACAGGGCGGAAAGCCAGCAGCACCGCCAAAGTGCCTGCCAGCCCTCTGCCTGGCCTGGACAGGAAGAAGAGCACTCCTACCCCCTCCACA AACAGCGTCCTCTCCACCAGCACAAACCGAAGCAGGAACTCCCCACTTTTGGACAGGGCCAGTCTTGGCCAGGCCTCCATCCAGAATGGGAAAGACAG CCTAACCATGCCAGGGTCCCGGGCCTCCACGGCTTCTGCTTCTGCCGCAGTCTCTGCGGCCCGGCCCCGCCAGCACCAGAAATCCATGTCTGCCTCCGTACACCCCAACAAGGCCTCTGGGTTGCCCCCCACGGAGAGTAACTGTGAGGTGCCTCGGCCCAG CACAGCCCCGCAGCGTGTCCCTGTCGCCTCCCCCTCCGCCCACAACATCAGCAGCAGTAGTGGAGCCCCAGACCGAACTAATTTCCCACGGGGTGTGTCCAGTCGAAGCACCTTCCATGCTGGGCAGCTCCGACAGGTGCGGGACCAGCAAAATCTGCCCTATGGTGTGACCCCAGCCTCTCCCTCTGGCCACAGCCAGGGCCGGCGGGGGGCCTCCGGCAGCATCTTCAGCAAGTTCACCTCCAAGTTTGTCCGcag aaatcTGTCTTTCAGGTTTGCCAGAAG ATGTCGCCTGAGCCTGCCAAAGAGCCAAGAGCTGGATATTCTCAGGCAGGGGTCATTCTGCCGCCAGGCCCTGGTGGAACAGCAGGAGGCCCACACCCTGCTCCTGCATCTCCCTTCCTGGGACAGagcctggcttgttcagcctggcCATGTCCTCTGCAGGCCTAG GAACCTGAATGAACCTGAAAGCAAAGACCGAGTGGAGCCGCTCAG ACCTCACGTGGTAAGCAGTGGAGGCACtgacaaggagaaggaagacttcCGGGAGGCCAAGCCTCGTTCCCTGCGCTTCACATGGAGCATGAAGACCACGAGCTCTATGGAGCCCAATGAGATGATGCGGGAGATCCGCAAGGTGCTGGACGCCAACAGCTGTCAAAGCGAGCTGCACGAGCGGTACATGCTGCTGTGTGTGCACGGCACGCCGGGCCACGAGAACTTTGTGCAGTGGGAGATGGAGGTGTGCAAACTGCCCCGGCTGTCTCTCAACGGTGTTCGGTTTAAGCGGATATCGGGCACTTCCATGGCCTTCAAAAACATTGCCTCCAAAATAGCCAATGAGCTGAAGCTTTAA